In the Deltaproteobacteria bacterium genome, one interval contains:
- a CDS encoding AMP-binding protein: protein LQIVKINSDGDPLETMPPGRVGEVWVASGSKTIGYFKEPELTRTAFHARLPGVPDNTNEYLRTGDLGFISAENGELFICGRQKDMIILAGKNHYSEDLEVTLSTNTRQYLRPGRIAAVSYEETTTSVERLAIVAEVRSPELDEPTVFNAIRTCLAAEHKVDVSTIALIQSGSIPKTSSGKLRRFEARERLLDNTLDTLPHGIWTAPVSDFNSMPGYEETLAMILRTLTQLTHSPSPLPPETSLPALNLSQLAVGELIEAINKEHPHAAIRISTLLKIDTATALAAHLIEGDATGMSKAREPMPDLKAHPTAAADTISTVIHPLLYAQEAALKEHLNPFAEPNNLMLCGWLQGDISLEALQKAVEWLTERQSALRTTFEQRRDGSYGQLVQPDWSSDNFYLEDAENETEAYSRVHTLIGRHLNLEQSSFDFHVFRLSSDKMLIAAVLHPAICDHWSLNILRNELAQLYAQAKDNVENPDVTGALPYQLVDVAHWQQGLLQTHAFDRRIGFWKTYLRGTLEHLRIPADRNPGASLEAISTALKVGSEAMAGLKAACARWKTDLRGVFITAYATVLSRHYRQRELIIQTPIQGRLANTENLIAPCSEATLVRVRVPRKTSFRDMASANDSTFHQAIEHDIPLSLLHDALGHDASLREHLSWAVLSIQEPPKEQVEELRSFKSEVFQNIATSSLTGDRLPLHSHSIMDLKMNEKDELEGNWRCKAALMNQRELDALAIRFQRILEAVSQSTREGPSLEDTIEMRVIKDESPVSSVRLFGSKQDRKTKDTDISRPALKGDGSPRQSRGQDYGSLPVGSRMLFGSIASLPPEKKSKPDKPNSEGED, encoded by the coding sequence GGTGAACTCTTCATCTGCGGGCGGCAAAAAGACATGATTATCCTCGCAGGAAAAAATCATTACTCTGAAGATCTTGAAGTCACTCTATCGACCAATACCCGGCAATATCTTCGCCCAGGCCGAATTGCCGCGGTGTCTTATGAAGAAACCACCACTTCGGTAGAGCGCCTTGCAATTGTGGCCGAAGTTAGAAGCCCTGAGCTAGATGAGCCAACCGTTTTTAATGCCATCCGTACTTGCTTAGCCGCCGAGCACAAAGTCGACGTCTCGACCATTGCACTGATTCAATCTGGCAGTATTCCTAAAACCTCAAGCGGTAAACTACGAAGATTTGAGGCCCGAGAAAGATTACTCGACAATACCCTCGACACACTTCCTCATGGCATCTGGACTGCGCCCGTCAGTGATTTCAATTCCATGCCTGGTTACGAAGAAACATTGGCTATGATTCTTCGCACCTTAACTCAGCTTACCCATTCACCTTCGCCTCTACCGCCCGAGACCTCTCTCCCAGCACTCAATTTGTCCCAGCTGGCAGTTGGAGAGCTTATTGAGGCGATTAACAAAGAGCACCCGCACGCAGCCATTCGCATCAGTACTCTCTTAAAAATAGATACGGCGACAGCTTTGGCAGCCCACCTTATCGAAGGTGACGCAACTGGGATGTCGAAGGCCAGAGAGCCCATGCCAGATCTGAAGGCGCACCCCACAGCCGCCGCTGATACAATCTCAACAGTTATCCACCCGCTCCTCTATGCACAGGAAGCCGCGCTTAAAGAACACCTCAACCCTTTTGCAGAGCCCAACAATTTAATGCTCTGTGGTTGGTTACAAGGAGACATTTCACTGGAGGCGCTTCAAAAAGCCGTTGAATGGCTAACTGAAAGGCAATCGGCTCTGCGCACAACCTTTGAACAACGCCGCGATGGTTCCTACGGACAACTCGTTCAACCAGACTGGTCTTCTGATAATTTCTACCTAGAAGATGCAGAAAACGAGACTGAAGCTTACAGCCGCGTTCATACGTTGATCGGTAGACATCTGAACCTGGAACAATCCTCTTTCGATTTTCACGTCTTTCGTCTCAGCTCAGATAAAATGCTTATCGCTGCAGTTCTGCATCCCGCAATTTGCGACCACTGGTCTCTTAACATCCTGCGCAATGAACTTGCTCAGCTCTACGCACAAGCCAAAGATAACGTGGAAAACCCTGACGTGACTGGAGCACTGCCATATCAACTCGTTGATGTAGCGCATTGGCAGCAAGGGCTTTTGCAGACCCATGCCTTCGACCGTCGTATCGGATTTTGGAAAACCTATTTACGCGGAACCCTGGAGCATCTCCGCATTCCCGCTGACCGAAACCCGGGAGCATCGCTCGAAGCTATCTCTACAGCTCTCAAAGTAGGTTCCGAAGCCATGGCGGGTCTCAAAGCAGCCTGCGCTCGCTGGAAAACTGACCTACGTGGCGTGTTTATTACAGCCTATGCCACAGTCCTTTCTAGGCACTATCGTCAACGTGAACTGATCATTCAAACACCTATTCAAGGTCGATTAGCCAATACAGAAAACTTGATTGCTCCATGCAGCGAAGCCACTTTGGTTCGCGTAAGGGTCCCTCGTAAAACTTCGTTTCGAGATATGGCCAGCGCCAACGATTCAACTTTCCATCAAGCAATCGAGCACGACATTCCTCTCTCGCTTCTTCACGATGCACTCGGTCACGACGCTTCACTCCGTGAGCACCTCAGCTGGGCCGTGCTTAGCATTCAAGAACCCCCAAAAGAACAAGTCGAAGAACTAAGAAGTTTTAAGTCTGAGGTCTTTCAGAACATAGCCACATCATCATTAACCGGTGATCGTCTTCCTCTGCACTCTCATTCCATCATGGACCTTAAGATGAATGAGAAAGATGAACTCGAAGGCAACTGGCGATGTAAGGCCGCGCTCATGAATCAGCGAGAGCTCGACGCTCTGGCAATCCGATTCCAACGAATCTTAGAAGCCGTTTCTCAATCAACGCGCGAGGGTCCATCGCTTGAAGATACGATTGAGATGAGAGTCATTAAAGATGAGAGCCCCGTCAGTTCAGTGCGACTTTTTGGTTCCAAACAAGACCGCAAAACCAAAGACACAGATATTAGCAGACCTGCTTTAAAGGGAGACGGCTCGCCTCGGCAATCACGCGGCCAAGATTACGGCTCGCTTCCTGTGGGATCTCGGATGCTCTTTGGTTCAATCGCGTCCTTGCCTCCTGAGAAAAAATCGAAACCGGATAAACCCAACTCCGAGGGCGAAGACTGA